Part of the Sorghum bicolor cultivar BTx623 chromosome 1, Sorghum_bicolor_NCBIv3, whole genome shotgun sequence genome, GCATATAAGCTGGGAGCATGTTCATGGAATGTTCTGTCCGcaatgcttttttttttcttcgaaTTATTCGTAAGATGATGCTCGTCAAGAAAAGCACTAAACCCATGACCCATAACGGCACACCCTCCAATGCAAAAGATAGATTCTGCCGGATATACATACATATTATATACTCCTTTTGTAACGACCTTGATGCATGGATGAAGAACCCACGCGCGGGCGGGCAGATAAGAGCAAGTGGGCAGAGTTCGCGGCGCGGGTGTCCGGCGAGTGGGACGGCTTCGGCGCGGACTTCACGGCGTCCGGCGACCCCGTGGAGCTGCCGGAGAACGTGGTCCCGGAGGCGTACCGCGAGTGGGGCGTGCAAGTGGTGGACTGGCAGACGCAGTGCCCGACGCTGGCGGACCCGGCAACGCCGTGCGCGCTGCACTACCGCCTGGTCCGCCTGCTCCCCACGGTGGGGTGCGAGGCCGACGCCGCCACCGTGCACACCTCCCACCAGCGCCACGCCGCCTCCGCCGCTGCCTTCGCGTACGCCGCCGCGGGGTCCTACGTCGCCGCGTGGCCCAGGGGCCCCGCGCCCGTGCTCGAGGTGGAGCACTGCGTCGTGCGCCCGGACGCGCCCGCCGAGGAGGCCGGCAGGGTCCGGGTGGTGCAGACCGTGGCGCTGGGCAGGGAGGCGCGGCTCCGCGGGGTCAAGGTCTTCGCCGAGCAGTGGTACGGCCCGTTCCGCGACGGCGAGCAGCTCGGCGGCTGCGCCGTCGGGGAAACCGCGTTCGCGGCGGGGGAGAAGCTCGACGTCGCCGAGGTGATCGGGCAGTGGGAGACCACGGACGCCGCCGCTGCGAGGTTCTCCACCGAGCTGGACCCCGAGACGGTGAGCAGAGTAGAGCTTTCGCCGATCGGCCGATGATTGATCAGCGCGTTGGCGAGCTAGAGTTTCACTGACGAGTGGGTGATGAGTGTTGAAAAGGGAAAGTTCGCGGAGCTGTCGCCCGACGAGCCGAGGAAGGTGCTGAGGGACGCGGAGGGCGTCGTGACGCTGCCTAAGGAGCTGTGGAGCGCGTTCAAGGAGCTCGGCGACGGCGAGTTCCTGTGCGAGGTCGGCTGGGCTCTGGGCGGCGGCACCGCCGTCACGTCGCGGTGCGTTCTGTCCACGGACGGAGACGTCAAGGCAAGTGTTCCAGTTCCAGCGATCGATCGACACAAATAGCTGTACAGTTCAGCTCCAGTGTGAGTTCAGAGATTAACCCTGCATTGCTTTGCTCTTGTCTCGCAGGAGATCGCAGCCGCCCACGAGCGCCGGGTGACGGAGACCACTTAACCTCGGGGCCAATGACTTCACCCAGGTTCGGCCAGATTCTGTGTAGAGTACGTAGATAAATAGAAAGAGCCAATTGGCCGCCATACCCATACACTGTCATAATACAACAAAGAACAAAACGCGCTGCTTGACGAGCAAAATGAAAAATTGGCATCTTCGAAGGCACACTGCCTGCTTGGCTGTCTAATCTCAGCACTCTTTGTCTTAACAATCATTTAGACGATTATTCCGTGTAAATGGACATCTTGCATATGTCTTAACAATCGTTTAAATCTCTTACACCATTTCGATTTAAGTGGCTGTTTTTATCCAGTTTAAAATGGAGGTTTAGTTCAAACGGTGATTAAACAGTAGGTTACCGGCTGTTTAGCGTTTAG contains:
- the LOC8061441 gene encoding uncharacterized protein LOC8061441 isoform X1 encodes the protein MPLLSAQPRLLPDAHHHRALLPPSAAASLLPSPSCSGIRSRRRPARTGLRVVSPETSSTVATDAATTAGAPPEPTRGRADKSKWAEFAARVSGEWDGFGADFTASGDPVELPENVVPEAYREWGVQVVDWQTQCPTLADPATPCALHYRLVRLLPTVGCEADAATVHTSHQRHAASAAAFAYAAAGSYVAAWPRGPAPVLEVEHCVVRPDAPAEEAGRVRVVQTVALGREARLRGVKVFAEQWYGPFRDGEQLGGCAVGETAFAAGEKLDVAEVIGQWETTDAAAARFSTELDPETGKFAELSPDEPRKVLRDAEGVVTLPKELWSAFKELGDGEFLCEVGWALGGGTAVTSRCVLSTDGDVKEIAAAHERRVTETT
- the LOC8061441 gene encoding uncharacterized protein LOC8061441 isoform X2 encodes the protein MPLLSAQPRLLPDAHHHRALLPPSAAASLLPSPSCSGIRSRRRPARTGLRVVSPETSSTVATDAATTAGAPPDKSKWAEFAARVSGEWDGFGADFTASGDPVELPENVVPEAYREWGVQVVDWQTQCPTLADPATPCALHYRLVRLLPTVGCEADAATVHTSHQRHAASAAAFAYAAAGSYVAAWPRGPAPVLEVEHCVVRPDAPAEEAGRVRVVQTVALGREARLRGVKVFAEQWYGPFRDGEQLGGCAVGETAFAAGEKLDVAEVIGQWETTDAAAARFSTELDPETGKFAELSPDEPRKVLRDAEGVVTLPKELWSAFKELGDGEFLCEVGWALGGGTAVTSRCVLSTDGDVKEIAAAHERRVTETT